A genomic segment from Orrella daihaiensis encodes:
- a CDS encoding DMT family transporter, protein MRGQDITDLILLAAIWGSSFLFISLAVEDFGPFALMAMRTGIGLLVLLPLLFWRHALPDLVRHWKPIFTVGIINAALPFTLLAYAAFVIPAGVLSILNAATPLWGAVFAGLWLKDILPKWRIAGLVIGFCGMILLVWDELEVDQLIGTGLGLAAAVAAPMFYGLSSTFTNRYLMGVRSIAVATGALLSATLVLWPLAVLMWPEGEISQRSWGALLMLSILCTGVTYIIFYRLVMNAGPAKASTVTLLIPVFGVLWGWMWLEEEVTGVILLATGVILLGTALATGIVGSPHLKQLRTKLIRKSKVR, encoded by the coding sequence ATGCGCGGGCAGGACATCACCGATCTCATTTTGCTAGCTGCCATTTGGGGCAGCTCGTTTCTGTTTATTAGTCTGGCTGTCGAAGATTTTGGTCCTTTTGCTTTGATGGCCATGCGCACCGGTATCGGCCTTTTGGTCTTACTGCCTCTGTTGTTCTGGCGGCACGCCTTGCCAGATTTGGTTCGTCACTGGAAACCGATCTTCACGGTAGGCATTATCAATGCCGCCTTACCATTTACTTTGCTCGCATATGCCGCATTTGTGATTCCGGCCGGCGTATTGTCGATTCTTAACGCTGCCACACCCTTGTGGGGCGCCGTTTTTGCGGGACTCTGGCTAAAGGATATTCTGCCTAAGTGGCGAATTGCTGGTCTTGTGATCGGATTTTGCGGAATGATCTTGCTGGTTTGGGATGAGCTCGAGGTGGATCAGTTGATAGGGACTGGACTTGGTCTGGCTGCCGCGGTGGCTGCACCTATGTTCTATGGGCTGTCATCGACATTTACCAATCGGTATTTAATGGGCGTGAGGTCCATCGCAGTGGCCACAGGTGCTTTGCTATCTGCGACGCTGGTGCTGTGGCCTTTAGCGGTTTTGATGTGGCCTGAGGGAGAGATCAGTCAGCGGTCTTGGGGCGCTTTATTGATGCTCTCCATCCTTTGCACCGGTGTGACCTATATTATTTTTTATCGTCTGGTTATGAATGCTGGACCTGCAAAAGCGAGTACGGTGACTTTGTTAATTCCCGTGTTTGGGGTTCTCTGGGGTTGGATGTGGTTGGAGGAAGAGGTCACGGGCGTGATTTTGCTGGCCACTGGAGTTATTTTGCTTGGTACGGCGTTAGCCACTGGAATCGTTGGTAGCCCGCATTTGAAGCAGTTACGAACAAAATTGATCCGCAAGTCTAAGGTCCGCTAA
- a CDS encoding Maf family protein → MWTNQSDRLILASASPRRLQLLEQIHVPVEQLVVPADGEDEPRLSGERVTDYVTRTARDKLIRTQHYWREQHPSQPLPPMLAADTTVAMGQTILGKPLDEMDAKRILTELAGKTHDVYTAVVLSHDGQLHEALAHARVEMDTLTEPEIDHYVASGEPFGKAGAYGIQGIAAAYVKNIEGSYSAVVGLPLFETAQLLKRAGLYV, encoded by the coding sequence ATGTGGACAAACCAATCAGATCGACTCATCCTAGCGTCGGCTAGCCCGAGAAGGCTCCAGTTGCTTGAACAAATTCATGTACCTGTCGAGCAACTCGTTGTGCCAGCAGACGGGGAAGACGAGCCTAGACTCAGTGGCGAGCGTGTGACTGATTACGTCACCCGCACTGCCCGCGACAAACTAATCCGCACACAACATTACTGGCGCGAGCAACATCCAAGCCAGCCCCTGCCCCCAATGCTTGCAGCAGATACCACGGTTGCCATGGGACAAACCATTCTGGGCAAGCCGTTAGACGAAATGGATGCCAAACGCATATTGACCGAACTTGCCGGAAAAACTCATGATGTCTACACAGCGGTAGTTCTGTCACATGACGGCCAGCTGCATGAAGCCCTAGCACATGCCCGTGTTGAAATGGACACTTTGACAGAACCCGAGATTGATCACTACGTCGCTTCAGGTGAACCATTCGGCAAAGCAGGCGCATACGGCATTCAAGGCATAGCTGCCGCTTATGTCAAGAACATCGAGGGCAGCTACTCCGCTGTGGTGGGTTTGCCGCTTTTTGAAACTGCACAGTTGCTGAAACGAGCAGGATTGTACGTTTAG
- the rlmH gene encoding 23S rRNA (pseudouridine(1915)-N(3))-methyltransferase RlmH: MKLTIVAVSQRPPDWAQQAFDTYAKRLPPDWQLDVKTIKPADRQAGKTATQNMAIEAERIETALKQTQGVRIALDEHGKSLTTEAFLRLLKTQQNDHGGVIFVIGGADGLDSQFKASCPLKIQLSAMTLPHALVKAFLAEQIYRAYSIDTGHPYHRT; the protein is encoded by the coding sequence ATGAAGCTCACCATTGTTGCGGTCAGCCAGCGCCCACCTGACTGGGCACAACAAGCGTTTGACACCTATGCCAAACGATTACCGCCCGATTGGCAACTCGACGTTAAAACCATCAAACCCGCTGATCGCCAAGCCGGCAAAACCGCGACTCAGAACATGGCGATTGAAGCAGAGCGAATTGAAACAGCCCTTAAACAAACGCAGGGAGTGCGCATTGCATTGGATGAGCACGGCAAATCGCTTACCACCGAGGCATTTCTCAGACTGTTAAAGACACAGCAAAACGATCACGGTGGCGTAATTTTTGTGATTGGTGGTGCAGATGGGCTCGACAGCCAATTTAAGGCAAGTTGTCCCCTCAAGATACAACTATCGGCAATGACGCTGCCACATGCTTTAGTCAAGGCATTCCTGGCCGAACAGATATACCGGGCTTATTCCATCGACACCGGACACCCATACCATCGGACCTAG